TTTACCGTTTATGGGTTCAAACCGGAGACGGCAAAGCAGCAGAAAAGCTTGAGAAATTGTTTATCTTGTAATAGTACCCAATTTTTGAATTAACTTATTTTAGCCAATCTATCGACAGGAAATTTTACCCAAATTATTTATTGTATCGCATCAACAGGCTTTATTGCAAAAGCAAGGGTAAACTTTATTCTACCAAACTGCTATTGAGGAGAACGTTGAACGCGGTCTGATACCTTAAAGACAATTCAAAAATGAAACGAAAATTCTTGAAACTAACTGTAGGTGTATTCCTGTCGTTGGGTGTGATTTCTGCAAATGCCCAAACAACTCAGCCTATAAATGTGGTTACAACTGCAGTACCCTTTTTACGCATTTCTCCTGATGCCCGCGCTGGCGGTATGGGCGATCTGGGTGTGGCTACAAGTCCCGATGCCAATGCGCCTTTCTATAACCTGGCAAAGGTTCCTTTTGCACAAAAGAACTTCAGTGTAGGGTTAACATATACGCCCTGGTTAAAAGACCTTGGGTTGAATGATGTGTATTTACTGGCGCTGGCCGGATATTACAAACTCGATGAAGACCAGGCCCTGGCTGGTTCGGTACGTTATTTCAGCCTGGGTAACATTCAGTTTACCGATGCGGCTGGTAACGATTTCGGTTCAGGCCGCCCTCGCGAGTTTGGCGTTGACTTCGGTTATACCCGTAAATTGTCTGATAAAATAGGTTTGGGTGTGGCCCTTCGTTATATCCACTCCAACCTGGCTGGTAATCTGGCGCAAAGCGGTACTACTTATAAACCAGGTAGCACAGTAGCCGGTGACATTACCTTCTTCTATAATGGACAGGATGAAGCGGGTCAGGGCTGGAACTTCGGCGCTACCCTTACCAACCTGGGCGGTAAGATCGGTTATACGAACGATGCAACCCAGAAGGATTATATCCCTGCCAACTTAAGCCTTGGTACTACTTATACAAAGGCGTTCGACGAACAAAACAAAATTACCTTCGGGGTAGACGTACATAAATTACTGGTGCCTACGCCACCAAATTTCAACCAGGATGATACGGCTGTTGCCAACGCGCAGGCCGCCGATTACAGAAGCAAATCAACTGTAAGCAGCTGGTTCAGCTCGTTCAACGATGCGCCAGGCGGGTTTAAAGAAGAGCTGAAAGAGTTCCAGGTATCATTGGGCGCAGAGTATAATTACATGGATCAGTTCTTTTTCCGCGCCGGTTATTTTTATGAAGATAAAACCAAGGGTAACCGTAAATATTTCACCGTTGGTTTAGGCGTTAAATACAATGTGTTTGGTTTGAACTTTTCATACCTCGTGCCTTCCGGCTCGGGCGTGAACCGCAACCCATTGTCAAATACCCTGCGTTTCGGCCTCATCTTCGACCTCGATGACCTCAATGCAGAATAGGCTAATTTGCTAATTGGCCAATGTGCTGATAGAATTGAATATATTTGAGCGTTCCGGCATAGCCGGGACGCTTTTTTTATTAGCATATTATCACATTAGCAAATTAGCACATTATGCGTATTGGTTTTGGTATAGACTTTCATCAATTAGTAGAAGGCAGGGACCTATGGATAGGTGGAGTAAAAATTCCCCATCATAAAGGGGCATTGGGGCATAGCGATGCCGATGTATTGTTGCATGCCATTTGCGATGCCCTGCTGGGCGCCCTGGCCCTGGGCGATATAGGCGTGCATTTCCCCAATACCGATAATACCTGGAAAGACATCGACAGCAAAATTCTGTTACAGAAAAGTTACGATTTGATAAAAGCCCGCAATTACCGGGTAATAAATGTAGATTCATCCATTTGCCTCGAAGCGCCCAAGATCAAGAAATATTCCGATCAAATGCGCAGTGTGATTGCCGGTATCCTGGAAATTACCATAGACGATGTGTCGGTAAAAGCCACTACCACCGAAACCATGGGCTTTGTGGGTAGAGAAGAGGGATTGGTAGCCTATGCTACTGTGCTGCTGCAACCTATTAGCTAATTTGATAATTCGATGATTTGATAATGCTTTAATACCCGGTTTTCCTACAATTCCGAAGCGCACACGCAAGCACTCACAAGAGCCTGTATTCCATTATCACATTACCAAATTATCACATTATCACATTACATTTGCGCCATGCCAAAAGTAAAAGTCAGGATAATTAACCAGTCTACCAATCCGTTGCCCGAATATGCTACGGAAGAAGCAGCCGGTATGGATATACGCGCATTTCTGGAAGCGCCAATTGTCTTAAAACCATTGGAGCGGTTTTTAGTGCCTACCGGTTTGTTCATTGAATTGCCCAGTGGGTACGAAGCACAAATACGCCCCCGCAGCGGCCTGGCTATAAAACAGGGACTCACCTGTTTAAACAGCCCTGGTACCATAGATGCCGATTATCGTGGCGAGGTAAAGATCATTCTGATAAACTTGTCGCAGGAACCACAAACCATCCACCCGGGCGATCGCATTGCCCAAATGGTTGTACACGAAGTAGAGCGTGTAAAATGGAAACCCGTAAAAGAAATTTCGGTAACCAAACGCCACGACGGCGGATTTGGCCATACCGGTAAATCCTAAAGAATGAAATATATTTCCGGCCTCGTTATTATTGTCATCATCATGGCTGCAGCTACCAGTTGCAGATCTACCAAAACGATTCAAACAGCCATTGCCAAAAAAGATACGGCAGTAGTAGTGCCCGTGGTTGACAGCCGCGCCGACTCTATGCACTATATTAGAAAGATCTGGGATACCATCCGCCAGAATGATATTAAATTCAACACTTTCAACGCCAAGATCAAAGTACATTTTGAGCGTAGTGATGGCAAGAATTACGATTTCAACGCCTATGTAAAAATGAAGAAAGACAGCCTGCTGTGGGTGTCGGTAAGATTACCATTGATCGACTTTGAAGCATTCAGGGTAAAGATCACCCCCGATAGCCTCATCATTCTCGACAAAACCCAAAAAACCTACCAGTTACGGTCTGTGCAATCGTTGCAGGAAGTGATCAAGATCCCGCTCACCTTTGCCGATCTGCAAAACCTCCTGATAGGCAATCCCATTTTCCTCGACAGCAATATCAACTCCTATAAAAAAGACGACCGGTACATTTCGCTTATGAGTGTGGGCGCCGTTTTCAAGCACCTGTTAACCGTGAGCAAGGACGATTATACCATTCAGCATAGCAAACTCGACGATGTAGACCCTGTGCGGTCCCGCACTGCCGACATTACCTATGGCGATTACCAGAATAAGAACGGCGTTCAGTTTTCGGCCTACCGCAAAATTACAGTGTCGGAAAAGCAGAAGCTGGATGTATCCATGGAGTATAAACAGTTTGATTTTAACGTTGATTTAAATACTCCGTTCGGTATTCCGAAAAATTATAAACGGAATTAAGCGTTATGTATTAACTTCCATCCAACCCTGTGATTTTCCAACAGAATGACCTGGCCCGAACCTGTTAACACTTAAAAAATCATTCAGTATGCTGAAAATGATGCTTACCTGCTTTTTGACCGTTACGGTTTCGGTTACCCTGCTTGCCCAGCAACAACCGGGGGGTAGCAGTGATGAGCTGAAAAGAAAACAGGCCGACATTCAGCGGGAAATTGATGAGTTGAGAAATACCCTGAAGGATACCAAGAAGAATACCAAGGCTGGTTTATTACAACTTACCATGGTGCAGAAAAAACTGCGTCTGCGCGAACAGGCCATAGGCAACATCAACCAGCAGATAGGTTACATTGAGGGTACCATAGGAAAATCAAAAAATGAGATCGAGCGGTTAAAAGGGGAGTTGGATACGCTGAAAGCCCAATACTCCAAGAACTTGGTATATGCTTACAAAAACCGCAGCAACTACGATTTCCTGAACTTCATCTTCTCCGCTTCCAGTTTTAACGATGCCCTGCGCCGGGTGCAGTATTTGCGGGCTTACCGCCTGTACCGCGAAGAGCAGGCCACCACCATAAAGAACACCCAGGTGCTGTTACACGACAAGATAGCGGGACTGGAATCATCCCGGAAGGAAAAGGACGTGGTGTTACAAAAGCAGGAAAAACAGAAGGAAGAACTGGAAGACGAGAAAAAAGAAAAGAACGAGATCCTGAGCAAACTCAAAGCCCGGGAAAAAGAAATATCTAAAGAGCTGACGGCCAAGCAACGGGCCGACCTGAAACTGAAATCGGCCATTGGCGCCGCCATTGCGCGCGAAATAAAGATCGCCCGCGATAAAGCAATAGCCGAAGCAAAGGCTAAAGAAGAAGCAGATGCCGCAGAAAACGCCCGGAAGAATGCGGCGGCCGAGTCGGCAAGGAAAGCCAGAGAAGCTAAAGAAAAAGAAGACCTGGCGGCCAAAAGAACGACTGAACCTAAAAGCACTCCTGCAGCTACGGCCCCGGTTGCAAAGGCCGAACCTAAGGTAGAGCCTAAAAAAGAACCGGTGAAGAAAGCCGACAGCTACCTGGAATCCACGCCTGAGGGCAGCCGCATAAGCGGAAGCTTTGAAAGCAATAGAGGTCGCTTACCCTGGCCGGTTGAAAAAGGAAATGTAAAGATTCACTTCGGAACCTATTCCATCGAGGGCACCAAGCTGCGTGGAAATAACCCCGGTATTACCCTCGCTACCGAACCCGGCGCCGTGGTAAAAGCGGTGTTTGAAGGCGAGGTATCGCGTATATTCGATATAGATGGTAACTGGAGTGTGCTGGTTCGCCATGGTAAGTATTTTACCGTATACAGTAACCTGTCATCGGTAAGTGTAGCCAAAGACCAGAAAGTGACCAGTGGCCAGATGTTGGGCCGCGCCGCAGCCAATGACGATGGCAATGGGGAGATCGAATTTCTGCTGATGCAGGAAAACAGGAACCTTGATCCTGAAAGTTGGATACGCAGAAGGTAGTTTTTGCGTTATTAATAAGATAAGTACTTATAAGGAACCCCGGCGGGAAGTCGTCGGGGTTTTTATTCTCTGACCCTATTCAATGAAAAAGCCCTATGGTGAAATGGATGGCCACCAGTCTGGCAGCACTGACAATTGCCGTTTCATTGCCGGCTCAGCAGTCCGGCAGAAGCGAAGACTTAAAACATCAGCAAATTGAAATTCAGCGCGAGATAGATCAGCTGAAGAGTTCGCTTACTGATTCAAAGAAGCGAACCAGGGCGGGGATGCGCCAGTTGGAAATGGTGCAGGCAAAACTTCGCCTGCGCGAAAAAGCCATCAGGAACATCAATCAGCAAATAGACATGCTGGAAGGCAACATTGACCGGTCAAGAATGGAGATCGACAGCCTGAATACCCGGCTGGATACAATGAAGGCGCAATACGCCCGCAATACGGTAACTGCCTATAAGCTCAGCACCAATTACGGCTTCCTCAACTTTATACTCTCGGCCCGCTCTTTTAACGAAGCCTATAAAAGACTGCAATATTTCAACGCTTATCATGAATACTGTGAGGACCAGGAGGCAACCATTATAAAAATCCAGAAACTGCTGGCCGGAAAGATCAATGGGTTGGAATGCACCCGCCGGGAAAAAGACCAGGTGGTGAAGGAACAGGTGGTGCAAAAGAAAGAACTGGAAGCAGAGAAGAAGGACAAGAACAATGCAGTAAGGAACTTTAAAACCCGCGAACAGGAGATCAGCCAGGAGCTTACGGTCAAAAAGAAAGCCGACCACGAACTGACCCTGGCCATTCAACATGCTATCTCGGCCGACTTTTACGCCGCTACCGGCGGTGGCCGGAAGACTACCACAAAAAAGAAAACGACCACCACTAAAAAAACAACCAAAAAGAAAACGAAGGTAAAGGTCAAGGTAAAGGAAGAAGAGGACGACGACGTGGTATTATCACCAGAGGCTAAACTCCTGAATGGAAGTTTTAAAAACAATAAAGGCAAATTGCCCTGGCCGGTTGATAACGCGAATATCAAGATCCGTTTCGGGCCCTATAAAATCCCCAACATGGAGGTTATTGGCAACAACCCCGGATTAACCCTGGCCACAGAACCAGGTGCCGAAGTGAAAGCTGTATTTGACGGCGAGATCCTGAGCGTATTCAATGTAGAAGGCAACCGGTCGGTAATGGTGCGCCATGGGCTTTACTTTACCGTTTATGCCAACCTGGCTTCGGTAAACGTAACAAAAGGGCAGAAAATAACCCAGGGACAAATACTGGGTGTGGCTGGCAAAGACGGTGAAGGCAATGGCGAAATTGATTTTATCTTAATGAAAGAAAGGACCAATATCGATCCTGCGCTTTGGATCAAAAAGAAATAACTGATACGTTGACGGGTTAAAACGTTAACCCGTCAACGTATTAACTTATACGCGAGACGCTATATTCTGCAGAAAACGATTATACAACGCTTCGTACCGGGGAACAATAGTTTCGATATCGTATAAACGGGCATGGGCAGCTGCTTTTGTTTTAAACCGGTTCAGTTTGTTTTCATCAGACAGCAGTTCAATAGCCCGGATGCTCATAGTTTCCACATCGCCCACATCGGCCAGGTACCCGGTTTCCCCCTCGATATTTACTTCGGGCAAACCACCTGCGTTACTGCTTATCACCGGTACACCGGCTGCCATAGCTTCCAGCGCTGCCAATCCAAAGCTTTCATAATCGGAAGGCAGAATGAACAGATCACTAATAGCCAGTACTTCTTCAATTTGCTCCTGGCGGCCAACAAAACGGGTTTCATCATAAACGCCCAGTTCGCGGGCAAGGCTTTCTGCGGCGGGGCGTTCAGGCCCATCGCCCACAAACAGCAATTTGCTGGGTACTTTTTTGTTCAGCTCGGCAAATACTTTCACCACATCGGTCACCCTTTTCAGTTTACGGAAGTTGGAAGCATGCAAAACCACTTTCTCGTTATGCGGCGCAATTACGCGGCGGAAAGCATCGATGGGTTTTTTGCGAAAGCGTTTAACATCCACAAAGTTCTGAATGACCTTGATCTCTTTTTCTATCTTGAAATTATTATACGTTTCATCGCGCAGGTTTTGCGACACCGCGGTAATGGCATCGCTTTCATTGATGGAAAACGTAACCACGGGCGCAAAGGTTTTATCCTTCCCAACCAGGGTAATATCGGTACCGTGCAGGGTAGTGATCACCGGGAGGATCTTGCCCTGTTTTTCCAGTATTTTCTTGGCCATATACGCGGCCGACGCATGGGGGATGGCATAGTGCACGTGTAACAGGTCGATATTATTATTAACTATAACATCTACCATGGTACTGGCCAACGCGGTTTCATATGGCGGATAATCGAACAGCGGATAATTAGGCACCCGTACCTCGTGATAAAAAATATTGGCATTAAACTCACTCAGCCTCACCGGCGGTTGGTACGTAATAAAATGAACCTGGTGGCCTTTATCGGCCAGTGCTTTGCCTAATTCTGTTGCCAGAACACCACTTCCTCCAAACGTTGGGTAGCAAACAATTGCAATGCGCATACTGCGATTTATATATTAAGATGGTGAAGGTAATTTAAAACGGCCAAAAACGGTCGGGGGGATCATTTTGACTATTTTAGCGTAAAATAACGCACATGAGATTGAAATTGTTTACGCTAGTGTTAACAATTCTGGCTTTTAATGCCCGTGCCCAAAACGAAGATTCGTTAAAAATAAGGGCCATCGCCGATGAAATACTCCTGCATAGCTCCGCTTACGAAAATTTACGCGTACTTACCAAACAGGTGGGTGGCCGCCTGAGTGGTTCCCCCCAAACCTATAAAGCCGAAGCCTGGGGGCACAAAGCACTCGAAAAGGCCGGGGCCGACCGGGTATTAGAACAGCCCTGCCTGGTGCCCCACTGGGTGCGTGGTGGTAAAGACCTGCTCGTACTGCCCGGCTGGTCAACCCATATACTTGATGTACTGGCATTGGGGAATTCTGTAGGCACCGGACCAAAAGGTATTTCGGCGCCGGTAATATTGGTAAATTCTTTTGAAGAGCTGGAGAAAAAGAAAGACCAGGTAAAAGGCAAGATCGTTTTTTATAATATCAAGTTCAATGATACTTACATTAAAACCTTTGAAGCATACCGCGATGCCGTAGTGTACCGGGGGGCAGGGCCCAGCCAGGCTGCTAAATATGGGGCAGTGGGCGTGTTGATTCGTTCTATGAGTCATGCCGCGGATAACAACCCGCATACCGGTACAACCCGTTACAACGATTCGTTCCCCAAAATACCTGCAGCAGCGATGGGTTTGCAGGATGCTGATAAACTGGCGGCGTACCTGGTAAAAGCATCCGAACTGGTACCGGAAGTACGAGTTAACCTGACAACGAATGGCAAAATGCTGCCCGATACGGTAGCGCATAATATTATTGGTGAGATCACCGGCAGCGAGTTTCCCGACCAGATCATTACCATCGGCGGTCACCTCGATAGCTGGGACCCCGCTGAAGGTGCGCATGATGATGGAAGTGGCTGCGTACATTCAATAGAAGTATTAAGGGCATTAAAAGCCATCGGGTACAAACCCAAACGCACCATCAGGGTGGTATTGTTTGCCAATGAAGAGAACGGTACCCGCGGCGGCCTCAAGTACGCGGAGGAAGCCAAGCTTAAAAAGGAGAAACATATTTTTGCGCTGGAAAGTGATGAAGGCGGCTTTACCCCCCGCGGTTTTGGGGTAACCATGCCGGCCGACCAGCTGAATAAATTACGCAGCTGGCTGCCTTTGCTGTCGCCCTATGGCATCAGTGAGATCAACAATGGCGGTGGCGGATCTGATATTGGTCCCCTGGCTAAAGAACTGGGTACCCCGTTGGCGGGGTTACAACCCGATTCGCAACGGTATTTCGATATCCACCATGCCCGCAGCGATGTGTTTGAAGCCGTGAATAAACGCGAGCTGGAACTGGGTGCTGTTTCTATTGCGGCATTAATATATCTTGTGGACAAATACGGTCTTTAACCAATAGGCAATAAACAATTGCCTATTGGTTATTGCCTATTGAACTAACCCTTACTTACAATAATGAAAAAGATCATTCTAATCGTAGTTCTCTTGCTTTTACTGGTAGCATCAGGCATCATATACTTTAGGTATTTCTATGTGTTTGGCGAAGGAGTGAAATCGGGCCATTTGAATTACGTGGTACTGAAAGGTGATGTCTTCAAAACCTACGAAGGCAAATTGATCCAGGGCGGATTCAAGTCCCGTTCAGCCGGCACCATACAATCGAATGATTTTGAGTTCTCCATTGTAAATAAATCGATCGCCGAAAAAATGATGACCAACAGCGGTAAATGGTTCGATCTGCATTACCGCGAATACCACCATGTAGTGGCCTGGCGCGGCAATACCGTTTATGTGGTGGATAGCATTCTTTCTATGCGCGATGACTATTAATTACCTGCGAGCATACAAAATATAGCAGGGCGTTTGTGCAGATCGGGCAGTTGGGCTTTCCACTGCCCCAGTGTTTTGGTATGTATGTATTCGGTGGGCGCCGTAATATCTGCTGCAATACACAACCTGGTAGTGGGTTTACCGGTTTTTATCAATGTTTCCAACAGTTGGTTATTCCGGTAAGGCGTTTCAATAAACACCTGCGTACAATTCTTCCTGGCCGATTCATTTTCCAGTTCTTTAATGGCTTCCCTGCGTTGCGTGGTATCGATGGGCAAATACCCCACAAACTGAAACTGCTGGCCATTCATGCCACTGGCCATCAATGCCAGTAAGATACTGCTGGGGCCAACCAGCGGTTTTACCGTAGCGCCCGCTGCATGGGCTGCATCTGTCAACAACTGACCAGGATCAGCAATTCCGGGGCAACCCGCTTCGCTGATAATACCAATCGTTTTATTGGCCTTTACATGTTTGTTGAAGGCGGTAAGCGTGGCTACGTTATTGGTTTTGTCAATAAGCACCCAGGTATAGTTATCTATCACCATTTCCTTCCAGATGCTTTTTAAATAACGGCGTGCCGTACGTTCATTCTCCACAAAAAATACCTGGCACTGGCCTACTGCATCCTTAACATACGCAGGAATGGTCTCTGTTGCCTTTTCATCCAATACAGAAGGGATCAGATATATGGTGCTTGTTGATTGCAATTTGTTTGTTTTTAGTTCTCAGTTCTCAGTTGTTTTAAGCCCGGAGGCTGCCGCGCAGTGGTGTATCGGCTTTTGGCTTTCAGCTTTTAGCTTTTAGCCTGTATTTGCCCGCTGCCTGAAGCTTGTAGCTGTATTATTCCATTCCTACTTTATCATCTCTATGATACAGGCTAATAGTAGCCGCTACCACAGCATATGCAGGAGCTAATACCCAGCCAATAACAGGCAACAGGTGCATCAGGTAGAACACAATGCCATTGCCAATAGCCAGTCCCTTGTGTTTGCCAATAAAAGCAATGCTTTCACCGGGCGACAGGCGATGGCGTTCGCAACTATAATCCAGCATGGAGAAACCATAATAATAGCAATCTACCAGTACGATGGTTACCGGTACTACCCAGCCTACCAGGGGAATAAAAGAAAGTATAAGTAACGAAATGGTATATACCGATTGCCACAGGGTGTTCCGCAAGGCCAGTTTAATACCCCGTACGATGTCGGCAAACAGTTGTTTAAAGCTGAAAGGAAAATCTTTTCCTTCCATAATGGCTTCGGTTTTTTCGCTCAGGTAGGCGAACACCGGAGAACCTATAATGAGGAACATATATTTGAACAGGGAGAAATAAAACAGCATCATAATGAGCTGCACTATAAGTCCACCCATCATGAATAAAAAGCTCAGGATCTGGCTGCGTTGGGAATTCACCCAGCGGTCTATGCCCAGCCAGTGATTAAAAGCCGAAACAACCTGGCTGCTGGAGACCCAGAAGAAAATGAAACCCGCAATGAACAACAGGGTGTAAAAGATCCCGGGCACTATGATCCATTTCCAGAGCTTGTGCTCCCTGATAAAGCGATGCGCCCTGGCATAGGACTGAATGGCGGTAACGATTTCTTTCAGCAAGTTTTATAAATTTGATTTTTCCATATTCTATAGTTGGGCGGGCCCAAACTTAGTAAATATTTCAATTAGGACATGGAATGAATCCACAATCAGCCATATTTTGAGTATAATACACGCTTATAGGTTATTATATTAACGTCATTAACGCCAATGAAAAAATTAGCATCCGGGTTCTATAATCGTGCCGATGTGGTGAAAATAGCGAAAGAATTGATCGGCAAAATACTGGTTACTCAATTTGGGGAAGGAATAACGTCGGGCCGTATTGTAGAAACCGAAGCCTATGCCGGCGCCATTGACCGGGCCTCGCATGCATTTAACAACAGAAGAACCAACAGAACGGAAGTGATGTATAAACCCGGCGGCGTTGCCTATGTATATCTTATCTATGGCATCCATCAATTGTTTAATGTGGTCACCAACATAAAAGATGTTCCGCATGCCATCCTCATTCGTGCGCTGGACCCTATTTACGGCATAAACACCATGCTGGAGCGTACGGGAAAACACCGGGCCGATTATACCCTTACCAAGGGCCCGGGCAATGTGTCGAAAGCATTGGGTATTACTACCAGTCATACCGGCGTTGATTTGCTGGGCGATGAGATCTACATTGCCGAAGATGATTTTGCAGTGGCCAAAAAAGACATCATCGCCACCCCGCGCATAGGCGTTGATTATGCCGGCGAAGATGCAAAACTGCCCTACCGCTTTATTTTAAAAGACAATCCGTACGTAAGCGGAAAGAAAACGCAGAATACGCCGAAGGCTTAACGCTGAAGGCTGAATGCTGAACGCCGAACGCAAAACGCAGCATGCCGGAAAAGAAACCAGAATGGCATAAAATACAAATGCCGCCAAATCTATTTTATTTGGCGGCATTTGCGTAGTATTATTTTACCTGTTGGTTATATTATCCGGAGCGCTCTGAGCGTAGTCAAAGGGCGAAGGACTAGAAGTGCGGACAAGGAATGCCTTTATAACCCGGCGGACGTTTTATAAAGATGAGTGATATTTCAATGCCGCCACGGCTTTGAGAGGCCGCTTTCAGGCTCGAAACGTTAACATCATACGAAGCACCCAGCCTGAACCCGCTAAACTCCAGGCCCACGTAAGGGATCAGCGCGTCGTTCACGTTGTTGAAGCGCGTCCATAAACCTGCATAAAAGCTGGTAGGGTTGTCTTCATCCTCGTTCATATTGAACCCAACGGCGCCACCGGCCACCACATTGGTAGCACCGGCCTGCCGGCTGAATAATGTACTGATATAAATATTGCGGGTATTATCTGCGAAGGGGATAGAACCACCCGCATTTACGGTTACCCGCGGATTGAGTGTATAAAAGATATCACCGGTAAACGATTCTCTTGGTTTGTTAAGGTGGTAGCCGCTTACACCGAAGTAGTAGTTGTTATAACCATCGGTAGAGCCATTGAACAGGGCGCCAACCGACACGTCGAAATAACTCAGGTTTATCTGACGGTCATTAACGGTTTCACCACTGGGGTTGGTCCAGCCGCCAAACTGGTCCAGCTCATCTTCAAAGTTCAGTTTGGTACCATCGAGCCGTTTTGTATTGTAAGTACCCTGAAAACCGATCCCGATCGAGTTCAACCCATCTTCGTCGATCCCTTTGTGATAGGACGTCGATACGGAGAGTAAATTAGTGGATAGGATACCGTTAGCTGTTTTATCTGTCATTGCCAGCACCCCTACACCCCACGTATCCAGATCTGAGATCTTGTTACGTAAAATAGGCGCGTCGAACGATACTGTTGAGGTAACAAAAGCCTTACTGATTGCAGGCCATTGGTCCCGGTAGTTACCGGCAATGCGGAAATCACCGTTGAATTTACCGGTCAAAGCAGGGTTCAATGTAAGGGGAGAAACGAAGAATTGTGAAAAATTGGGGTCTTGTGCTACCGCAGTCTTCAGCAGGGTGCAAAGTATGATCGCAATATAAAATTTCCTCAGTCGCATAAGTTGTGAGTCTAATAACAAAATACGAAAAAAAACGACACGTCAGAGCATATAACGGTGTAATCAGGTATTAATTTTCCGCACAGGAATATTTGCTCAAAAATCGAAATGTCTAATGTATACTATATTTTTTAAGAAAGGGTTGGCACAGGAAAAGATAGTGCTTTAGCACTAGTAAGATGAGATAGTATTTTTACATCTGCACCTTGGTCCCGAATGCCAGATCGCCGGCGTCTCCTAATCCGGGAACAATGTAACCTTTGGCGGTCAGTTCTTCGTCAATGTCGCCGCACCAGATCTTCACCTGGGGCTCACTGCGCCGCACATATTCAATTCCCACACTGCAGGCAATGGCGGCTACTACGTGTATCTCGCGCGGGTGTCCTTCTTCGCGCAGGTATTGGATGGTTTTAACCAGGGAAGAACCGGTTGCCAGCATCGGGTCTGAAATGATCACCACCCGGTTTTCGAGTTCGGGACAGGAAATATAGTCCAGGCTGATCTCGAAGCTGCCATCCAGATTGTGTTTGCGGTAAGCCGAAATAAATGCGTTGTCGGCTTTGTCGAAGTAGTTCAGCAAACCCTGGTGCAGCGGCAGTCCGGCCCGCAGAATAGTGGCCAGTACCGGCTGTTCTTTCATTACTTTGGAGGGGGCGATGCCCAGCGGCGTTTGTACTTCCTTTTCTTCATATACCAGCGTGCGGCTGATCTCGTAAGCGGCTATTTCACCAATACGTTCCAGGTTACGGCGGAAACGCATGCGGTCCGACTGAATTTGAACATCCCGGATCTCGCTGATCCAGTCGCAAATCAGGGAACATTTATCACTGAGGTTAATAACCATGAGAAGAGTTTTGGATTTAATATGGCGATATATGA
The Niastella koreensis GR20-10 genome window above contains:
- the upp gene encoding uracil phosphoribosyltransferase: MVINLSDKCSLICDWISEIRDVQIQSDRMRFRRNLERIGEIAAYEISRTLVYEEKEVQTPLGIAPSKVMKEQPVLATILRAGLPLHQGLLNYFDKADNAFISAYRKHNLDGSFEISLDYISCPELENRVVIISDPMLATGSSLVKTIQYLREEGHPREIHVVAAIACSVGIEYVRRSEPQVKIWCGDIDEELTAKGYIVPGLGDAGDLAFGTKVQM